The Chromatiaceae bacterium genome has a window encoding:
- a CDS encoding phosphate-starvation-inducible PsiE family protein: MSDLNPNRKVLHEELPQEHEDPMIRHLHFLIRAGIRVLAVLMALVIIWGVADVIWILYQRLSEPPIMLLEISDLFETFGAFLAVLIAIEIFINIRLYLGADVLPVQLVIATALMAICRKIIVLDFEKVSSDYILASAAAVLALGLTYWLIAKKA, translated from the coding sequence ATGAGTGACCTAAATCCGAATCGCAAAGTCCTCCACGAGGAATTACCTCAGGAACATGAAGACCCCATGATCCGCCACCTGCATTTCCTTATCCGGGCCGGCATCCGGGTATTGGCGGTGCTCATGGCCCTGGTCATTATCTGGGGCGTGGCGGATGTCATCTGGATCCTCTACCAACGGCTGAGCGAGCCGCCCATCATGCTCCTCGAAATCAGCGATCTCTTTGAGACCTTTGGCGCCTTTCTGGCGGTCCTGATCGCCATCGAAATCTTCATCAACATCCGCCTCTACCTGGGGGCCGATGTCCTGCCGGTGCAACTGGTTATCGCTACCGCCCTGATGGCCATCTGCCGCAAGATTATCGTCCTGGATTTCGAGAAGGTGTCCTCGGACTACATCCTGGCCTCGGCGGCGGCCGTCCTGGCCCTGGGCCTGACCTATTGGCTGATCGCCAAAAAAGCCTGA
- a CDS encoding lytic transglycosylase domain-containing protein: MSPKISVHWLCLALLLPGLVLANIEAPAVAPASDPAATPLAEVSEAAVAETKLVPARAEIDSMVEAAAKRHGVELALVKAVVAAESAYNTQAVSRAGALGLMQIMPGTGADYGVTEREKLFDPETNLDTGTRHIKRLLGKYKNDYGRVIMAYNAGEGVVDRTGSMVTYAETLSYTEAVIRHYRRNGGTKPTEEALAKVRQLRKLKGNQANQLLARYLDLNLPSLRGSSRTIRVVAPGLDENGPKRRPMIVLEMKKSD; encoded by the coding sequence ATGTCACCGAAAATATCCGTTCACTGGTTATGCCTGGCCCTGCTGCTGCCGGGCTTGGTGCTTGCCAACATCGAGGCGCCCGCGGTTGCCCCCGCGTCCGACCCGGCAGCCACGCCCTTGGCGGAGGTCTCGGAGGCCGCGGTCGCCGAGACCAAGCTGGTGCCCGCTCGGGCGGAGATCGACTCCATGGTCGAGGCGGCAGCCAAACGTCACGGCGTTGAGTTGGCCCTGGTCAAGGCGGTGGTGGCCGCCGAATCGGCTTACAATACCCAAGCCGTGTCACGCGCCGGCGCCCTGGGACTCATGCAGATCATGCCGGGTACCGGTGCCGATTATGGGGTAACCGAACGGGAGAAACTCTTCGATCCCGAGACAAACCTGGACACGGGCACCCGCCACATCAAGCGCCTGCTTGGCAAATATAAGAATGACTATGGCCGGGTCATCATGGCCTACAACGCCGGTGAGGGCGTGGTGGATCGTACCGGCAGCATGGTTACCTATGCCGAAACCCTTTCCTACACCGAGGCGGTGATTCGCCACTATCGTCGCAATGGTGGTACCAAACCCACGGAGGAGGCCCTGGCCAAGGTCCGTCAACTCCGCAAGCTCAAGGGTAATCAGGCCAATCAGCTTCTCGCTCGCTACCTCGACCTCAACCTGCCCTCTCTGAGAGGCAGTTCGCGAACCATCCGCGTGGTCGCGCCCGGCCTCGACGAAAATGGCCCCAAGCGTCGGCCCATGATCGTCCTGGAGATGAAAAAATCCGATTGA
- a CDS encoding DUF4139 domain-containing protein — MANTAEERRSSLDDQTAVAVTIYNEDLALVKDRRRLDLPVGGLDLAFRDVSARMQPETALLRGLTEGASLQVIEQNFDFDLLTPGKLLEKYVGRPVGVIKVHPTTGEETEEEALVLSAAEGTVLRIGERIETGQPGRIVFRELPPTLRDRPTLVMKLDNGLVGPQELELSYLTAGLSWKADYVGELAADDSHLDLTGWVTLNNTSGTAYRDAQLQLVAGDVNRVRDLPSPAMQKEGMRMMAAAAPMMEEEALFEYHLYSLARPTSIADNQSKQVALLAAQGIPARKELIFKGNDYYYRAQQGEIGVKLKASVFLEIDNREEANLGMPLPKGVVRIYKKDSQGQAQFVGEDRIDHTPKNETLRLRLGEAFDVTADKTQTDFVKLSGTGPWQYQFETAYRLRLRNAKPEPVTVKVREPIPGDWKILESSHPQEKVSANLAEWEIKIPAEGETVLTYRVRVRF; from the coding sequence ATGGCCAATACCGCCGAAGAAAGACGCAGCTCCCTGGATGACCAGACCGCGGTCGCAGTGACCATCTACAACGAGGACCTGGCCCTGGTGAAGGACCGCCGCCGCCTGGATCTGCCGGTCGGGGGGCTGGATCTAGCCTTTCGCGATGTCAGCGCCCGCATGCAACCGGAGACAGCCCTGCTGCGGGGCCTGACCGAGGGGGCCAGCCTCCAGGTCATCGAGCAGAATTTCGACTTTGACCTGCTCACCCCCGGCAAGCTGCTGGAGAAGTATGTCGGCCGCCCGGTCGGGGTCATCAAGGTCCATCCCACCACCGGCGAGGAGACCGAGGAGGAGGCCCTGGTGCTCTCCGCCGCCGAGGGGACCGTGCTGCGGATTGGGGAGCGCATCGAGACCGGTCAGCCTGGCCGCATCGTCTTCCGTGAACTGCCCCCCACCCTGCGCGACCGTCCGACCCTGGTCATGAAGCTGGACAATGGCCTCGTCGGCCCCCAAGAGCTGGAGTTGTCCTACCTGACGGCGGGCCTGTCCTGGAAGGCGGATTATGTGGGCGAACTCGCCGCCGACGACAGCCATCTCGACCTCACCGGCTGGGTCACGCTCAACAACACCAGCGGCACCGCTTACCGCGATGCCCAACTCCAACTGGTCGCCGGGGATGTCAATCGGGTGCGGGACCTACCCAGCCCGGCTATGCAAAAAGAGGGTATGCGCATGATGGCCGCCGCGGCCCCCATGATGGAGGAGGAGGCCCTGTTCGAATATCACCTCTACAGTCTGGCCCGCCCCACCAGCATCGCCGACAACCAGTCCAAGCAGGTGGCCCTGCTGGCGGCGCAGGGCATTCCCGCGCGTAAGGAGCTGATCTTCAAGGGCAATGATTACTACTATCGCGCCCAGCAAGGCGAGATCGGCGTCAAGCTCAAGGCCAGCGTCTTCCTGGAAATCGACAACCGCGAGGAGGCCAACCTGGGGATGCCCCTACCCAAGGGCGTGGTCCGCATCTACAAGAAGGATTCCCAGGGCCAGGCCCAGTTCGTGGGCGAGGATCGCATCGATCACACCCCGAAAAACGAGACTCTGCGTCTCAGGCTCGGCGAGGCCTTTGACGTGACCGCCGACAAGACCCAGACCGACTTCGTCAAGCTCTCCGGCACGGGACCCTGGCAGTACCAGTTCGAGACCGCCTACCGCCTCCGCCTGCGCAACGCCAAGCCGGAGCCCGTCACGGTCAAGGTGCGGGAACCCATCCCCGGCGACTGGAAGATTCTGGAGTCCAGCCATCCGCAGGAGAAGGTCAGCGCCAACCTGGCCGAGTGGGAGATCAAGATCCCCGCCGAGGGCGAGACGGTGCTCACCTATCGGGTGCGGGTACGGTTCTGA
- the birA gene encoding bifunctional biotin--[acetyl-CoA-carboxylase] ligase/biotin operon repressor BirA produces MNSRSAGCGSPRPPWIPASSGCWRIPRRKATGVAPPGWGREAEAAVETYLRLVRHLADGQYHSGETLASTLGLSRAAIWKAVRKAGEHLGLEIESRLGKGYRLMAPLELLDPGRLLGAMSPAGRSRISRLDLFDDIDSTNAHLMSAGQAGAPSGTLCLAERQTAGRGRRGRPWVSPFGANLYLSLLWRFPVGPGELGGLSLAAGAALAQVLEGAGVAGIGLKWPNDLLWQRRKLGGLLLEVAAEAQGPSLVVVGLGLNTHLRGDQVQGIDQPWVDLDEILGPQGYSRNQMAAHLAEALTATMEGYGREGLAPFLPLWEGYDLYRGEEVEIRLGDRLIRGIQAGITEQGTLRLEVAGETRIFTSGEVSLRLAHPGIAQARVPSGQAFLAISQ; encoded by the coding sequence ATGAACTCCAGGTCCGCCGGGTGCGGCTCGCCCCGGCCCCCCTGGATACCTGCGAGCTCTGGCTGCTGGAGGATACCCCGGAGGAAAGCCACCGGCGTCGCGCCGCCTGGCTGGGGCCGAGAGGCTGAGGCCGCCGTGGAAACTTATCTGCGACTGGTGCGCCACCTGGCGGATGGCCAGTATCACTCGGGCGAGACCTTGGCCAGCACCCTGGGCCTGAGCCGCGCCGCCATCTGGAAGGCGGTGCGCAAGGCCGGCGAGCACCTGGGCCTGGAGATCGAGTCGCGCCTGGGCAAGGGCTATCGGCTGATGGCCCCCCTGGAATTGCTGGACCCCGGGCGATTGTTGGGCGCCATGAGCCCCGCTGGGCGGAGCCGGATTAGTCGGCTGGACCTTTTCGATGATATCGATTCCACCAACGCCCATCTCATGAGTGCGGGTCAGGCTGGCGCCCCCAGCGGCACCCTCTGCCTGGCCGAGCGGCAAACGGCCGGGCGCGGCCGGCGCGGCCGCCCCTGGGTCTCGCCTTTCGGTGCCAACCTCTATCTCTCCCTGCTATGGCGTTTCCCGGTTGGTCCGGGGGAACTCGGCGGCCTCAGCCTGGCCGCCGGAGCGGCCCTGGCTCAGGTTCTGGAGGGCGCCGGCGTGGCGGGCATCGGGCTTAAATGGCCCAACGACCTGCTCTGGCAACGCCGGAAACTGGGTGGGCTGCTGCTGGAGGTCGCCGCCGAGGCCCAGGGGCCGAGCCTGGTGGTCGTCGGCCTGGGTCTCAACACCCACCTGCGTGGCGATCAGGTCCAGGGCATCGATCAGCCCTGGGTCGATCTGGATGAAATCCTGGGACCCCAGGGTTATAGCCGCAACCAGATGGCCGCCCATCTGGCGGAAGCCCTGACCGCTACGATGGAGGGCTATGGACGCGAGGGCCTGGCACCCTTTCTACCCCTCTGGGAAGGCTATGACCTCTATCGGGGCGAGGAGGTCGAGATCCGCCTGGGCGACCGTCTCATCCGGGGTATCCAGGCCGGCATTACGGAACAGGGTACCCTCAGACTGGAGGTGGCCGGCGAGACCCGGATCTTCACGAGTGGCGAGGTGAGTCTGCGGCTGGCTCACCCAGGGATTGCCCAGGCCAGGGTCCCGTCTGGTCAGGCTTTTTTGGCGATCAGCCAATAG
- a CDS encoding serine/threonine protein kinase, translated as MASDARPYADLSPDRILDAIESLGLVTDGRLLALNSYENRVYQVGIEEGPPLIAKFYRPGRWTDAAILEEHAFTLELAEREIPAVPPLAIQGRTLHTHGGYRFSLSPRRGGRAPELGDPTVLEWIGRFLGRIHALGEVAPFQARPTLDIASFGEEPRTLLLGQDWLPAELRTVYEGVSAHALAEVRRLFERAGPVRYLRLHGDCHAGNLLWTDAGPHFVDFDDSRMGPAVQDLWMLLSGDSQEMSVGLGHVLACYEDFRDFDPRELHLLEALRTLRLIHYSAWIARRWEDPAFPFAFPWFNTQRYWEDRILELREQIAAMQEGPLWTF; from the coding sequence ATGGCATCCGACGCCAGGCCCTACGCCGATCTGAGCCCGGACCGCATCCTGGACGCGATCGAATCCCTGGGACTGGTCACCGATGGCCGGCTGCTGGCCCTCAATAGCTATGAAAATCGGGTCTATCAGGTCGGCATCGAGGAGGGTCCGCCGCTCATTGCCAAATTCTACCGGCCAGGCCGCTGGACGGACGCGGCCATCCTGGAGGAGCACGCCTTCACCCTGGAACTGGCGGAACGGGAAATCCCGGCGGTGCCGCCCCTGGCCATCCAGGGGCGGACTCTCCACACTCATGGTGGTTACCGCTTTTCCCTGAGCCCGCGCCGCGGTGGTCGCGCGCCGGAATTGGGGGACCCCACGGTATTGGAGTGGATAGGGCGCTTCCTGGGTCGGATTCACGCCCTGGGGGAGGTCGCGCCCTTCCAGGCCCGGCCGACCCTGGACATCGCCAGCTTTGGGGAAGAGCCGCGGACCTTGCTGCTGGGGCAGGATTGGCTCCCGGCGGAACTGCGCACCGTCTATGAGGGCGTCTCGGCCCATGCCCTGGCCGAGGTGCGGCGACTCTTCGAGCGCGCGGGCCCCGTCCGCTACCTGCGCCTGCATGGCGATTGCCACGCCGGCAACCTCCTCTGGACCGATGCCGGGCCCCACTTCGTCGATTTCGACGACAGCCGCATGGGACCCGCGGTACAAGATCTCTGGATGCTGCTGTCCGGAGACAGCCAGGAGATGTCGGTCGGTTTGGGCCATGTTCTCGCCTGCTATGAGGATTTTCGCGACTTCGATCCACGCGAGCTGCATCTGCTGGAGGCCCTGCGCACCCTGCGCCTCATCCATTACAGCGCCTGGATCGCCCGCCGCTGGGAGGACCCCGCCTTCCCCTTCGCCTTCCCCTGGTTCAATACCCAGCGTTACTGGGAGGACCGCATCCTGGAATTGCGCGAGCAGATTGCCGCCATGCAGGAGGGGCCCCTATGGACCTTCTGA
- the lysS gene encoding lysine--tRNA ligase has protein sequence MNNPDQALDENKLIAQRREKLRALRENGIAFPNDFRRDVLAEELLAEYGDREPEELEALSLRVKVAGRLMSRRVMGKASFAHLQDMSGQIQLFVQRDTLGEYDYGWFKRDLDLGDILGAEGVLFKTKTGELSLRVETLRLLTKALRPLPEKFHGLTHQESKYRQRYLDLIMNEGARKTFRARIRIIQYLRGYLDRRGYLEVETPMMQVIPGGAAARPFVTHHHALDMRLFLRIAPELYLKRLVVGGFEKVYEINRNFRNEGLSTRHNPEFTMVEFYEAYADYEDLMDLTEDLLRGMALEVTGSTQVEYQGETYDFGRPFTRVTVREAILRYGEGIAPEDIDSLEPARALARRLGLTFKPTWGLGKVQMEIFDKVAEHQLKDPTFITQYPTEVSPLARCNDQDPFVTDRFEFYVGGRELANGFSELNDAEDQAERFRKQVEEKDAGDEEAMHFDADYVRALEHGMPPTAGEGIGIDRLVMLFTDSASIRDVLLFPHLRPED, from the coding sequence ATGAACAACCCGGATCAAGCCCTCGACGAAAACAAGCTCATCGCCCAGCGGCGCGAGAAGCTGCGCGCCCTGCGCGAGAACGGCATTGCCTTCCCCAATGATTTTCGCCGCGACGTGCTGGCGGAGGAACTGCTGGCGGAGTATGGCGACCGGGAGCCCGAGGAGCTGGAGGCCCTGAGCCTGAGGGTCAAGGTCGCCGGCCGGCTCATGAGCCGGCGGGTCATGGGCAAGGCCAGCTTCGCGCATCTCCAGGATATGTCGGGCCAAATCCAGTTGTTCGTTCAGCGCGACACCCTGGGCGAGTACGATTATGGCTGGTTCAAGCGCGATCTGGACCTGGGGGACATCCTCGGCGCCGAGGGCGTCCTCTTCAAGACCAAGACCGGCGAGCTATCGCTTCGAGTCGAGACCCTGCGTCTCCTCACCAAGGCCCTGCGTCCCCTGCCGGAGAAGTTCCATGGCCTGACTCACCAGGAAAGCAAATATCGTCAGCGCTACCTGGACCTGATCATGAACGAGGGCGCTCGCAAGACCTTCCGCGCCCGCATCCGCATCATCCAGTACCTGCGCGGCTATTTGGACCGCCGCGGCTACCTGGAGGTGGAGACGCCCATGATGCAGGTGATCCCCGGCGGCGCGGCGGCGCGGCCCTTTGTCACCCACCACCACGCCCTGGACATGCGGTTGTTCCTGCGCATCGCCCCGGAGCTCTATCTCAAGCGGCTGGTGGTGGGCGGCTTCGAAAAGGTTTATGAGATCAACCGTAACTTCCGTAACGAGGGGCTCTCCACCCGCCACAACCCAGAGTTCACCATGGTCGAGTTCTACGAGGCCTACGCGGATTACGAGGACTTGATGGACTTAACCGAGGACCTGCTGCGCGGCATGGCCCTGGAGGTGACGGGCTCGACGCAAGTCGAGTATCAGGGAGAGACCTATGACTTTGGCCGGCCCTTCACCCGGGTGACGGTGCGCGAGGCCATCCTGCGTTATGGCGAGGGCATAGCGCCCGAGGATATCGACAGCCTGGAGCCGGCCCGCGCCCTGGCCCGGCGGCTAGGTCTCACCTTCAAGCCGACCTGGGGGCTCGGCAAGGTGCAGATGGAGATTTTCGACAAGGTTGCCGAGCACCAACTCAAGGACCCGACCTTTATCACCCAGTACCCGACCGAGGTCTCGCCTCTGGCACGGTGCAACGATCAGGACCCCTTCGTCACCGACCGCTTCGAGTTTTACGTCGGCGGCCGCGAGCTGGCCAATGGCTTCTCCGAGTTGAACGACGCCGAGGACCAGGCCGAGCGGTTCAGGAAGCAGGTGGAAGAAAAGGACGCCGGCGACGAGGAGGCTATGCACTTCGACGCCGACTATGTGCGTGCCCTCGAGCATGGCATGCCCCCCACCGCCGGCGAGGGTATTGGCATCGACCGTCTGGTCATGCTCTTCACGGATTCCGCCTCCATCCGCGATGTCCTGCTCTTTCCGCACCTGCGGCCCGAGGATTGA
- a CDS encoding efflux RND transporter permease subunit, with protein MNVSAWSIRHPVPAILLFGFLTIIGMMSFHALGIQNFPDVELPTITVTASLEGADPAQLETEVARKIEDKIASLGGIEHIRTTLSDGSATIRVEFQIEKNTEVALNEVRNAVDSVRADLPQDMTDPVVSKVTTSGSPIVTYTVASERMDEQALSWFVDNEVGKALLAVKGVGQVARVGGVDREVHVDLDSARMQALGVTAEAISAQLKRVQQDASGGRGDIGGAVQSVRSLGAVDTVGDIAELIIPLADGRRVRLGDLGTVSDSFAERGSSALLDGAPVVAFEVTRIRGASEVAVAQAVQVAVARLETLHPHVRIQEAFNLVDPVLDNYQGSMELLYEGGLLAILVVFWFLRDWRATLIAAVALPLSIIPTFAAMLWLGFSLNILTLLALALVVGILVDDAIVEIENIVRHLRMGKPPFQAAMEAADEIGLAVIATTLTLVAVFLPTAFMGGVPGKFFVQFGITAAVSVVASLMVARLLTPMMAAYFLRAHPEGNHDSLIMTGYLATARWCLDHRKTTAMAAILFFIGSMQLLPLLPKGFVPAADRGLTSIKLELPPGSSLDDTQLAAERARDLIAPMEEILGIFTAVGSTSGQGPMAMGGAKDVRLATLTLRLVHRHDRNRTQAQVERELRERLRALTGVRVAVGAAQSGEKVQVSLASDDPIALAAAAKAVERDLRTLQGVGNVTSGASLQRPEIQIRPDFARAADLGVTTSALAGAVRVATSGDFKVNLPKLNLPQRQIPIRVRLDRALRTDLDAIAQLRVPAKVGSVPLSAVASLSMGSGPAQIDRVDRMRNVSIDVELGGRQLGAVLAEANALPALQDLPPTVSRVEQGDAQRMAELFASFGTAMLIGVLCIYAVLVLLFHDFMQPFSILAALPLSLGGAFLALLLTGNSFSMPSIIGVLMLMGIVTKNSILLVEYAIVARREHGMERRQAILDACHKRARPIVMTTIAMGAGMLPVALGLGAEPSFRAPMAIAVIGGLITSTFLSLLVIPVVFTYVDDLLRLLKRLVPRGGHAAHHPLEPGNPVSSGP; from the coding sequence ATGAACGTCTCCGCCTGGTCCATCCGCCATCCGGTCCCGGCCATCCTGCTGTTTGGCTTCCTGACCATCATCGGGATGATGAGCTTTCACGCCCTCGGGATTCAGAACTTCCCGGACGTGGAACTGCCCACCATTACCGTCACCGCCAGCCTGGAAGGGGCGGACCCGGCGCAGTTGGAGACCGAGGTCGCCCGCAAGATCGAGGACAAAATCGCCTCCCTGGGGGGGATCGAACACATCCGTACCACCCTGAGCGATGGCAGCGCCACCATCCGGGTCGAGTTCCAGATCGAGAAGAATACCGAGGTAGCCCTGAATGAGGTGCGCAACGCCGTGGACAGCGTGCGCGCCGACCTGCCCCAGGACATGACGGACCCGGTGGTCTCCAAGGTCACCACCTCCGGTTCGCCCATCGTGACCTACACGGTGGCCTCGGAGCGGATGGACGAGCAGGCCCTGTCCTGGTTCGTGGACAATGAGGTCGGCAAGGCCCTGCTGGCGGTCAAGGGCGTGGGCCAGGTGGCGCGGGTCGGCGGCGTGGACCGGGAGGTCCATGTTGATCTCGACAGCGCCCGCATGCAGGCCCTGGGGGTGACCGCCGAGGCCATCTCCGCCCAGTTGAAGCGGGTCCAGCAGGATGCCTCTGGCGGCCGCGGGGATATTGGTGGCGCCGTCCAGTCGGTCCGCAGTCTGGGCGCCGTGGATACGGTGGGGGATATCGCGGAGTTGATCATCCCCCTCGCGGACGGGCGGCGGGTGCGCCTGGGGGACCTGGGTACCGTGAGCGATTCCTTTGCGGAACGCGGCTCCAGCGCCCTGCTGGACGGGGCCCCCGTGGTGGCCTTCGAGGTGACCCGTATCCGGGGGGCCAGCGAGGTGGCGGTCGCCCAGGCCGTGCAGGTGGCGGTGGCGCGCCTGGAGACTCTGCATCCCCACGTTCGCATCCAGGAGGCCTTCAACCTCGTGGATCCGGTCCTGGATAATTACCAGGGGTCCATGGAGCTGCTCTACGAGGGGGGGCTTCTCGCCATCCTGGTGGTCTTCTGGTTCCTGCGGGACTGGCGCGCGACCCTGATCGCCGCCGTGGCCCTGCCACTTTCCATCATCCCTACCTTCGCGGCCATGCTATGGCTCGGGTTCAGTCTCAACATCCTGACCCTGCTGGCCCTGGCCCTGGTGGTGGGCATCCTGGTGGATGACGCCATCGTCGAGATCGAGAACATCGTGCGCCACCTGCGCATGGGCAAGCCGCCCTTCCAGGCGGCCATGGAGGCGGCGGACGAGATCGGGCTGGCGGTTATCGCCACGACCCTGACCCTGGTGGCGGTCTTCCTGCCGACGGCCTTCATGGGCGGGGTGCCGGGCAAATTCTTCGTCCAGTTCGGCATCACGGCCGCGGTGTCGGTGGTCGCCTCGCTCATGGTGGCACGCCTCCTGACCCCCATGATGGCCGCCTATTTTCTCAGGGCCCACCCGGAGGGCAACCACGACAGCCTCATCATGACCGGCTATCTGGCCACCGCCCGCTGGTGCCTGGATCACCGCAAGACCACGGCCATGGCCGCCATCCTCTTCTTTATCGGCTCCATGCAACTGCTGCCCCTGCTGCCCAAGGGCTTCGTCCCTGCCGCGGACCGGGGCCTGACCAGCATCAAGCTGGAACTGCCTCCCGGCAGCTCCCTGGATGACACCCAGTTGGCGGCGGAGCGGGCCCGTGACCTGATCGCGCCCATGGAGGAGATCCTGGGCATCTTCACCGCTGTTGGCAGTACCTCCGGTCAGGGTCCCATGGCGATGGGCGGGGCCAAGGACGTGCGCCTGGCGACCCTGACCCTCCGGCTGGTCCATCGCCATGACCGGAACCGGACTCAGGCCCAGGTGGAACGGGAACTGCGGGAGCGCCTGAGGGCCCTGACCGGCGTGCGGGTCGCCGTGGGCGCGGCCCAATCCGGCGAGAAGGTGCAGGTATCGCTGGCCAGCGATGACCCCATCGCCCTTGCCGCCGCCGCCAAGGCCGTCGAGCGGGACCTGCGTACCCTCCAGGGGGTGGGCAATGTCACCTCTGGCGCCAGCCTCCAGCGACCCGAGATCCAGATCCGGCCGGACTTCGCCCGCGCCGCGGACCTGGGCGTGACCACATCCGCCCTGGCCGGGGCGGTGCGGGTGGCGACCTCCGGCGACTTCAAGGTCAACCTGCCCAAACTCAACCTGCCCCAGCGGCAGATCCCCATCCGGGTGCGCCTCGACCGGGCCCTGCGCACCGATCTTGACGCCATCGCCCAGCTGCGCGTCCCCGCTAAGGTGGGGTCGGTGCCGCTGTCCGCCGTCGCCAGCCTGAGCATGGGGAGTGGCCCGGCCCAGATCGATCGGGTGGACCGGATGCGCAATGTCAGCATCGACGTGGAACTAGGGGGACGCCAACTCGGCGCCGTGCTGGCGGAGGCTAATGCCCTGCCGGCGCTCCAGGACCTGCCGCCCACGGTGAGCCGGGTTGAGCAGGGGGATGCCCAGCGCATGGCCGAACTATTTGCCTCCTTTGGCACCGCCATGCTCATTGGCGTCCTCTGCATCTATGCGGTACTGGTCCTGCTCTTTCATGATTTCATGCAGCCCTTCTCCATCCTGGCCGCCCTACCCCTGTCCCTGGGCGGGGCCTTTCTGGCCCTGCTGCTGACCGGCAACAGCTTTTCCATGCCCTCCATCATTGGCGTCCTCATGCTGATGGGCATCGTGACCAAGAATTCCATCCTGTTGGTGGAATATGCCATCGTGGCCCGCCGGGAACACGGCATGGAGCGCCGTCAGGCTATCTTGGATGCCTGTCATAAACGCGCCCGCCCCATCGTCATGACCACGATAGCCATGGGCGCCGGCATGCTGCCGGTGGCCCTGGGGCTGGGCGCCGAGCCCAGCTTCCGGGCCCCCATGGCCATCGCCGTCATCGGCGGGCTCATCACCTCCACCTTTCTGAGTCTCCTGGTCATCCCCGTGGTCTTTACCTATGTCGATGACCTGCTCAGGCTGCTCAAGCGGCTGGTGCCACGAGGAGGGCATGCGGCGCATCACCCGCTGGAGCCGGGAAATCCGGTTTCTTCTGGGCCATAA
- the dapE gene encoding succinyl-diaminopimelate desuccinylase, with amino-acid sequence MTATLALAQELLRRPSVTPEDGGCQDLVARRLAAHGFRIEPMPFNGVTNLWARRGDQAPLFCFAGHTDVVPPGPLEDWDSDPFQPEIRNGLLYGRGACDMKGEIAAMVTAAEDFVRAHPDHPGSIAFLITSDEEGPSVDGTARVVETLEARGEKIDWCLVGEPSSHERLGDTLKNGRRGSLSGFLKVIGKQGHVAYPHRALNPLHALAPCLVALVDEEWDQGNAFFPPTTFQISNLNTGTGAENVIPGTLTAQFNLRFSTELDADTIQRRVAAILDRGGLDYELTWRLSGNPFLTPTGDLVEAASVAVEEMMGYRPEPSTAGGTSDGRFIAPTGAQVLELGAINASIHQVNESIGLEELDQLSGIYRRILERLLL; translated from the coding sequence ATGACAGCCACGCTCGCCCTGGCCCAGGAACTCCTGCGCCGTCCCTCCGTCACCCCCGAGGACGGGGGCTGCCAGGATCTGGTCGCCCGGCGCTTGGCCGCCCACGGCTTTCGCATCGAGCCCATGCCCTTTAACGGGGTGACCAATCTCTGGGCGCGCCGGGGCGACCAGGCCCCCCTCTTCTGCTTCGCCGGTCACACCGACGTGGTTCCGCCCGGACCCCTGGAAGACTGGGACTCGGACCCCTTTCAGCCCGAGATCCGTAACGGCCTCCTCTATGGCCGCGGCGCCTGTGACATGAAGGGCGAGATCGCGGCCATGGTGACTGCGGCCGAGGACTTTGTCCGCGCCCATCCGGACCATCCCGGCTCCATCGCCTTTCTCATCACCAGCGACGAGGAAGGTCCGTCCGTCGATGGCACCGCGCGGGTGGTCGAGACCCTGGAGGCCCGGGGGGAAAAGATCGACTGGTGTCTGGTGGGCGAACCCTCCAGTCACGAACGCCTCGGCGACACCCTGAAGAATGGCCGCCGGGGCAGCCTCAGCGGCTTTCTGAAGGTCATCGGCAAGCAGGGCCATGTGGCCTACCCCCACCGCGCCCTCAACCCCTTGCACGCCCTGGCCCCCTGCCTGGTGGCATTGGTGGACGAGGAATGGGACCAGGGCAACGCCTTTTTTCCGCCCACCACCTTCCAGATCTCCAACCTCAACACGGGCACCGGGGCCGAGAACGTGATCCCCGGTACCCTCACCGCCCAGTTCAACCTGCGCTTTTCCACGGAACTGGATGCCGACACCATCCAGCGCCGGGTCGCCGCCATCCTGGACAGGGGCGGACTCGACTATGAACTCACCTGGCGCCTGTCTGGCAATCCCTTCCTGACGCCCACCGGCGACCTGGTCGAGGCCGCATCGGTGGCGGTGGAGGAGATGATGGGCTATCGGCCGGAACCCTCCACCGCCGGGGGCACCTCCGACGGCCGCTTCATCGCCCCCACCGGGGCCCAGGTGCTGGAACTCGGCGCGATCAATGCCAGCATCCATCAGGTCAATGAGTCTATTGGCCTTGAGGAGTTGGATCAGCTCTCCGGAATTTATCGGCGGATTCTCGAAAGGCTACTGTTGTGA